In one Poecilia reticulata strain Guanapo linkage group LG8, Guppy_female_1.0+MT, whole genome shotgun sequence genomic region, the following are encoded:
- the LOC103468415 gene encoding CD9 antigen-like isoform X2, with protein MAVDGCGLVCKYILILFNIIFAVVGLAFLGLGLWLRFGQDTRGIFDIDALNSSAFVIGVTVLIILGSIMLIVVVFGDYGACNEKKCALQVFSVLLFFLAVAEFVIGGLAYSNSDTVGLKLGEFYTTLYTLYVNSQDPAIGVTLAFIHNSLHCCGMTGVALVELVKQTCPKPDGFMEHLVMPNCPATIVTVFDSRAPLVMGIFVGTGALLITALVCAVVLLQQVKKVHQDVTAYYSSVY; from the exons ATGGCTGTCGACGGATGTGGACTCGTGTGCAAATATATTCTCATCCTTTTCAACATCATCTTTGCT GTGGTTGGGTTGGCGTTTTTGGGTCTCGGCTTATGGCTCAGATTTGGGCAAGACACCAGAGGGATCTTTGATATCGACGCGCTCAACTCCAGCGCTTTCGTCATAG GTGTGACTGTACTGATCATTCTCGGTTCAATCATGCTGATTGTGGTGGTGTTCGGAGACTACGGCGCCTGCAATGAGAAAAAATGTGCCCTGCAAGTG TTCTCCGTCCTGCTCTTCTTTCTGGCTGTGGCTGAGTTTGTCATCGGAGGACTTGCTTATTCCAACAGCGACACG GTTGGACTGAAACTAGGAGAGTTTTACACAACTTTATACACCCTCTATGTGAATAGCCAAGATCCAGCAATTGGTGTCACACTCGCATTCATCCACAACTCT CTGCACTGCTGTGGAATGACCGGAGTGGCGCTTGTTGAGCTGGTGAAGCAGACCTGTCCTAAACCAGACGGTTTCATGGAGCACCTCGTCATGCCT AACTGTCCCGCTACCATCGTCACCGTCTTCGACAGCCGGGCGCCGCTGGTGATGGGCATCTTCGTCGGAACTGGAGCTCTTCTG ATCACTGCCCTGGTCTGCGCCGTTGTCCTCCTGCAACAGGTCAAGAAAGTGCACCAGGACGTCACCGCTTACTATTCGTCTGTGTACTAA
- the LOC103468415 gene encoding CD9 antigen-like isoform X1, whose protein sequence is MAVDGCGLVCKYILILFNIIFAVVGLAFLGLGLWLRFGQDTRGIFDIDALNSSAFVIGVTVLIILGSIMLIVVVFGDYGACNEKKCALQVFSVLLFFLAVAEFVIGGLAYSNSDTVGLKLGEFYTTLYTLYVNSQDPAIGVTLAFIHNSLHCCGMTGVALVELVKQTCPKPDGFMEHLVMPNCPATIVTVFDSRAPLVMGIFVGTGALLIVALICSGVLSSQIRQASSSPQYIILNSSTPSLAAPQPYPQHVTASNNSFPNQDPVVFTPLSVVNIPVAQA, encoded by the exons ATGGCTGTCGACGGATGTGGACTCGTGTGCAAATATATTCTCATCCTTTTCAACATCATCTTTGCT GTGGTTGGGTTGGCGTTTTTGGGTCTCGGCTTATGGCTCAGATTTGGGCAAGACACCAGAGGGATCTTTGATATCGACGCGCTCAACTCCAGCGCTTTCGTCATAG GTGTGACTGTACTGATCATTCTCGGTTCAATCATGCTGATTGTGGTGGTGTTCGGAGACTACGGCGCCTGCAATGAGAAAAAATGTGCCCTGCAAGTG TTCTCCGTCCTGCTCTTCTTTCTGGCTGTGGCTGAGTTTGTCATCGGAGGACTTGCTTATTCCAACAGCGACACG GTTGGACTGAAACTAGGAGAGTTTTACACAACTTTATACACCCTCTATGTGAATAGCCAAGATCCAGCAATTGGTGTCACACTCGCATTCATCCACAACTCT CTGCACTGCTGTGGAATGACCGGAGTGGCGCTTGTTGAGCTGGTGAAGCAGACCTGTCCTAAACCAGACGGTTTCATGGAGCACCTCGTCATGCCT AACTGTCCCGCTACCATCGTCACCGTCTTCGACAGCCGGGCGCCGCTGGTGATGGGCATCTTCGTCGGAACTGGAGCTCTTCTG ATCGTAGCTCTGATTTGCAGCGGAGTGCTCAGTTCACAGATTCGCCAGGCCTCCTCATCTCCTCAGTACATTATCCTGAACTCCAGCACCCCCTCCCTGGCTGCCCCTCAGCCGTACCCTCAGCATGTCACCGCCTCCAACAACTCCTTCCCCAACCAGGACCCCGTCGTCTTCACGCCCCTCTCTGTGGTCAACATCCCTGTGGCTCAGGCTTAG
- the LOC103468418 gene encoding CD9 antigen-like, which translates to MKSSTENSFQIDVLLDRCGVACKYMLIVFNIIFTVLGFASLVFGLWLNFQGNSRDVFNVNDDDKKRSIDSNVFHTVVYILVILGSVMVALGIFGEHSACNDNKIALLVYCVFLFLLAVAAIAIGALAYTSKDTVGRKFGELYSDVYKLYEKNKDETVAATLKFVHGLLQCCGLAGVQLTELVKKTCPKADDVTKHANPARTCQQSIESFIDQCAPLVTGVFVGTGALLITQVVCAALFSSKIHRDSEAPQ; encoded by the exons ATGAAGTCATCGACAGAAAACAGCTTTCAAATTGACGTCCTTCTGGATAGATGCGGGGTCGCCTGCAAATACATGCTCATCGTTTTCAATATCATCTTTACG GTTTTGGGGTTCGCCTCTCTAGTGTTTGGTCTGTGGCTGAATTTCCAAGGTAACTCCAGAGACGTGTTCAATGTAAACGATGACGACAAAAAGAGAAGCATCGACTCCAATGTCTTTCACACAG TCGTCTACATCCTGGTAATCCTCGGCTCTGTAATGGTGGCTTTGGGGATTTTTGGAGAGCATTCTGCctgcaatgacaataaaattgcTCTCCTAGTG TACTgcgtcttcctcttcctcctggctGTGGCTGCAATCGCCATAGGAGCGCTCGCTTACACCAGCAAGGAYACG GTTGGAAGGAAGTTTGGAGAGTTGTACAGCGACGTATATAAACTCTACGAGAAGAATAAAGACGAAACGGTGGCTGCTACTCTCAAATTCGTCCATGGTTTG CTCCAGTGCTGCGGCTTGGCCGGAGTCCAACTAACCGAGTTGGTTAAGAAGACTTGCCCGAAGGCGGATGATGTAACGAAGCATGCCAATCCAGCA CGGACATGCCAACAGAGCATTGAAAGCTTCATCGACCAATGCGCACCGCTGGTGACTGGCGTCTTCGTTGGAACCGGAGCTCTTTTG ATCACACAAGTTGTCTGCGCCGCCCTGTTCAGTTCAAAGATTCATCGGGACTCTGAAGCTCCTCAGTAA